In the genome of Streptococcus oralis, one region contains:
- the cas2 gene encoding CRISPR-associated endonuclease Cas2, whose amino-acid sequence MSYRYMRMILMFDMPVDTVEERKAYRKFRKFLIDEGFIMHQFSIYSKLLLNNSANNAMIERLKTHNPKKGNITLLTVTEKQFSRMIYLNGERNTSVANSDARLVFLGEEPGDED is encoded by the coding sequence ATGAGTTATCGATATATGCGTATGATTTTAATGTTTGATATGCCGGTTGATACTGTAGAGGAACGCAAGGCCTATCGGAAATTTCGGAAGTTCCTCATAGATGAGGGATTTATCATGCACCAATTCTCCATCTATAGCAAGCTTTTGCTCAATAACTCTGCTAATAATGCCATGATTGAGCGACTCAAAACTCATAATCCAAAAAAAGGAAACATTACTCTCTTAACCGTTACAGAAAAGCAATTTTCTCGCATGATTTACTTAAATGGTGAGCGAAATACCAGCGTAGCAAACTCCGACGCACGTTTAGTTTTTCTAGGAGAGGAGCCTGGAGATGAAGATTAA
- the cas1 gene encoding type II CRISPR-associated endonuclease Cas1, whose amino-acid sequence MGWRTVVVNTHSKLSYKNNHLIFKDASRTELIHLSEVDILLLETTDVVLSTMLIKRLVDENILVIFCDDKRLPTAYLMPYYGRHDSSLQLSRQITWNEEAKAQVWTTIIAQKILNQAFYLGSCGFLEKSQSVIDLYHGLDLFDPSNREGHAARIYFNTLFGNDFSREQDSDVNAALDYGYTLILSMFAREIVLSGCMTQFGLKHANQFNQFNLASDIMEPFRPIIDRIVYENRSSSFVKIKRELFTIFSDTFHYNGKDMYLSNIVSDYTKKVIQALNQPEKGVPEFRI is encoded by the coding sequence ATGGGATGGAGAACCGTTGTTGTCAATACACACTCTAAACTTTCCTACAAGAACAATCACTTAATTTTTAAAGATGCCTCTCGGACAGAGTTGATTCACCTGTCCGAGGTGGACATCCTTCTTTTGGAGACGACGGATGTTGTTCTCTCCACTATGCTGATAAAACGCTTGGTGGATGAAAATATTCTGGTCATCTTTTGTGATGATAAACGCCTGCCAACTGCATACTTAATGCCCTACTACGGTCGACATGATTCCAGTTTGCAACTCTCTCGTCAAATCACATGGAATGAGGAGGCTAAAGCTCAAGTTTGGACGACTATTATTGCACAAAAAATTCTCAATCAGGCTTTTTATCTGGGGAGTTGTGGTTTTCTGGAAAAATCTCAGTCCGTCATCGATCTCTATCATGGTTTGGATTTATTTGATCCTAGTAACCGCGAGGGGCACGCAGCTCGCATTTATTTCAACACCTTGTTTGGAAATGATTTTAGCCGTGAGCAAGATAGTGATGTCAACGCCGCCTTGGACTACGGCTATACCTTGATTTTGAGTATGTTTGCGCGTGAGATTGTGCTATCTGGCTGTATGACTCAGTTTGGCTTGAAACATGCTAATCAGTTTAATCAATTCAACCTAGCTAGCGATATTATGGAGCCTTTTCGTCCGATTATTGACAGAATCGTCTATGAAAATAGAAGCAGTTCTTTTGTCAAAATCAAGCGAGAACTTTTCACTATTTTCTCAGATACCTTCCACTACAATGGCAAAGATATGTACCTGTCCAATATCGTCAGTGACTATACTAAAAAAGTCATTCAAGCTCTCAATCAACCCGAGAAAGGAGTTCCTGAGTTTAGGATATGA
- the cas9 gene encoding type II CRISPR RNA-guided endonuclease Cas9 (Cas9, originally named Csn1, is the large, multifunctional signature protein of type II CRISPR/Cas systems. It is well known even to general audiences because its RNA-guided endonuclease activity has made it a popular tool for custom editing of eukaryotic genomes.): MTKKPYSIGLDIGTNSVGWAVITDDYKVPSKKMKVLGNTDKHFIKKNLIGALLFDEGTTAEARRLKRTARRRYTRRKNRLRYLQEIFAEEMSKVDSSFFHRLDDSFLIPEDKRGSKYPIFATLAEEKEYHKQFPTIYHLRKHLADSKEKADLRLIYLALAHMIKYRGHFLYEEAFDIKNNDTQKIFNEFTSIYDNTFEGSSLSEQSVQVEAIFTDKISKSAKRERVLELFPDEKSTGLFSEFLKLIVGNQADFKKHFNLEEKAPLQFSKDTYDEDLENLLGQIGDDFADLFLVAKKLYDAILLSGILTVTDLSTKAPLSASMIERYENHQKDLATLKQFIKNNLQEKYAEVFSDQSKDGYAGYIEGKTTQEAFYKYIKNLLSKFEGADYFLDKIEREDFLRKQRTFDNGSIPHQIHLQEMNAILRRQEEHYPFLKENKEKIEKILTFRIPYYVGPLARGNRDFAWLTRNSDQAIRPWNFEEIVDKASSAESFINKMTNYDLYLPEEKVLPKHSLLYETFAVYNELTKVKFIAEGLRDYQFLDSVQKKQIVNQLFKEKRKVTEKDIIHYLHTVDGYDGIELKGMEKQFNASLSTYHDLLKIIKDKEFMDDPKNEEILENIVHTLTIFEDREMIKQRLAQYNSLFDEKVIKALTRRHYTGWGKLSAKLINGICDKQTGKTILDYLINDDYNNRNFMQLINDDRLSFKEIIQKAQVVGKTDDLKQVVQELPGSPAIKKGILQSIKIVDELVKVMGHAPESIVIEMARENQTTARGKKNSQQRYKRIEDSLKILASGLDSNILKEKPTDNNQLQNDRLFLYYLQNGKDMYTGEALDINQLSSYDIDHIIPQAFIKDDSLDNRVLTKSKENRGKSDNVPSLEVVQKRKAFWQQLLDSKLISERKFNNLTKAERGGLDERDKVGFIKRQLVETRQITKHVAQILDARFNTEVNEKNQKIRTVKIITLKSNLVSNFRKEFRLYKVREINDYHHAHDAYLNAVVAKAILKKYPKLEPEFVYGNYQKYDLKRYISRSKDPKEIEKATEKYFFYSNLLNFFKEEVHYADGTIVKRETIEYSKDNGEIAWNKERDFATIKKVLSYPQVNIVKKAEEQTVGQNGGLFDNNIVSKEKVVDASKLIPIKSGLSPEKYGGYARPTIAYSVLVIADIEKGKTKKLKRIKEMVGITIQDKKKFEANPIAHLEKCGYKNINPNLIIKLPKYSLFEFNGGQRRLLASSIELQKGNELILPYHFTALLYHAQRINKISEPIHKQYVEAHQNEFEELLTTIISLSKKYIQKSNVESLLQQAFEQADKDIYQLSESFISLLKLTSFGAPGAFKFLGVEISQSSVRYKPNSQFLDTTLIHQSITGLYETRIDLSKLGED, from the coding sequence ATGACTAAAAAACCTTACTCTATCGGACTTGATATCGGAACTAACAGCGTCGGATGGGCCGTCATTACAGATGACTATAAAGTCCCATCCAAAAAGATGAAAGTTTTGGGCAATACCGATAAACACTTTATCAAGAAAAATCTCATCGGGGCTCTATTGTTTGATGAGGGGACTACTGCTGAGGCTAGACGCCTTAAACGAACAGCACGTCGTCGCTATACCCGTCGGAAAAATCGTCTTCGCTATCTTCAAGAAATCTTTGCTGAGGAAATGAGCAAGGTGGATAGTAGTTTCTTTCATCGATTGGATGACTCCTTTTTAATTCCTGAGGATAAGAGAGGAAGTAAATATCCTATTTTTGCTACCTTGGCAGAAGAAAAAGAATACCATAAGCAATTTCCAACTATCTATCATTTGAGAAAACATCTGGCAGACTCAAAAGAGAAAGCTGACTTGCGCTTGATTTATCTAGCATTAGCTCATATGATTAAATACCGTGGGCATTTTTTATATGAAGAAGCTTTCGATATTAAAAACAATGATACCCAAAAAATCTTTAACGAGTTTACAAGCATTTACGACAACACCTTTGAAGGAAGTTCACTTAGTGAGCAAAGTGTACAAGTTGAAGCAATTTTTACTGATAAAATTAGTAAATCTGCAAAGAGAGAACGCGTTCTAGAACTCTTTCCAGATGAAAAGTCCACTGGTCTCTTTTCAGAATTTCTCAAACTAATCGTAGGAAATCAAGCTGATTTTAAAAAACATTTTAACTTAGAAGAAAAGGCACCATTACAATTTTCTAAAGACACCTATGATGAGGATTTGGAAAACTTACTTGGACAAATTGGAGATGACTTTGCAGACCTTTTCCTAGTTGCCAAAAAACTCTATGATGCCATTCTTCTATCAGGAATCTTAACTGTCACAGATCTATCTACTAAGGCACCACTGTCAGCATCTATGATTGAGCGCTATGAAAATCATCAAAAAGACTTGGCAACTTTAAAACAATTCATCAAAAACAATCTTCAAGAAAAATATGCTGAAGTTTTTTCTGACCAATCTAAAGATGGGTATGCTGGATATATCGAGGGCAAGACCACACAAGAAGCCTTTTACAAATATATCAAAAATCTTCTCTCTAAATTCGAAGGAGCTGACTATTTCCTTGATAAAATTGAACGTGAAGATTTCTTGAGAAAACAACGTACCTTTGATAATGGTTCTATTCCTCATCAAATTCATCTTCAAGAAATGAATGCCATTCTCCGTCGACAAGAGGAACATTATCCATTTCTGAAGGAAAACAAAGAAAAGATTGAAAAAATCTTAACCTTCCGTATCCCTTACTACGTCGGCCCATTAGCTCGTGGCAATCGTGATTTTGCTTGGCTGACTCGAAATTCTGACCAAGCAATCCGACCTTGGAATTTCGAAGAAATTGTTGATAAAGCAAGCTCTGCGGAATCCTTCATCAATAAAATGACTAACTATGACTTGTATCTCCCAGAGGAAAAAGTTTTGCCTAAGCATAGTCTGTTGTATGAAACATTTGCTGTCTACAATGAATTAACAAAAGTAAAATTTATTGCAGAAGGATTGAGAGACTATCAATTCCTTGATAGTGTACAGAAAAAACAAATTGTCAATCAATTATTCAAAGAGAAAAGAAAAGTAACTGAAAAAGACATCATCCATTATCTACACACTGTTGATGGCTACGATGGAATCGAACTAAAAGGAATGGAGAAGCAATTTAACGCAAGTCTCTCTACTTATCATGATTTACTCAAAATCATCAAGGATAAAGAGTTTATGGATGACCCTAAAAATGAAGAGATTCTTGAAAATATTGTCCATACTCTAACTATCTTTGAAGACCGCGAGATGATTAAGCAACGCCTTGCTCAATATAATTCTCTCTTTGATGAAAAAGTAATCAAGGCACTGACTCGTCGACATTATACTGGTTGGGGAAAACTCTCTGCTAAGCTAATTAACGGCATCTGCGATAAACAAACTGGCAAAACGATTCTTGATTATCTGATCAATGACGATTACAACAATCGTAACTTTATGCAGTTAATCAATGATGACAGACTTTCTTTCAAGGAAATTATCCAAAAGGCACAAGTCGTTGGCAAAACAGATGATTTGAAGCAAGTTGTTCAAGAACTTCCAGGAAGCCCTGCCATTAAAAAGGGAATTTTACAAAGTATCAAGATCGTTGATGAACTTGTTAAGGTTATGGGGCATGCTCCTGAATCCATTGTGATTGAAATGGCTCGAGAAAATCAAACTACTGCCAGAGGGAAAAAGAATTCCCAACAAAGATATAAACGCATTGAAGATTCACTGAAAATATTAGCATCTGGGCTTGATTCAAATATATTAAAAGAAAAGCCAACAGATAATAATCAACTTCAAAACGACCGCCTCTTCCTTTACTATCTCCAAAATGGAAAAGATATGTACACAGGGGAAGCTCTTGACATCAATCAATTAAGTAGCTATGACATTGACCACATCATCCCTCAGGCCTTTATAAAGGACGATTCTCTCGATAACCGCGTCTTAACCAAATCAAAGGAAAATCGTGGTAAATCTGATAATGTTCCTAGTCTGGAGGTTGTTCAAAAAAGAAAAGCTTTTTGGCAACAATTGTTGGATTCTAAGTTGATTTCAGAACGTAAATTTAATAATTTAACCAAAGCTGAACGTGGTGGACTAGATGAACGTGATAAAGTTGGCTTTATCAAGCGTCAGTTGGTTGAAACGCGTCAAATCACAAAACATGTTGCACAGATTTTGGATGCCCGCTTCAATACAGAAGTGAATGAGAAAAACCAGAAGATTCGTACCGTCAAAATCATCACTTTGAAATCCAATCTAGTTTCCAACTTCCGTAAAGAATTTAGGTTATACAAGGTGCGGGAAATCAATGACTACCACCACGCGCATGATGCCTATTTAAATGCAGTGGTTGCTAAGGCTATCCTTAAGAAATATCCTAAACTAGAGCCTGAATTCGTCTATGGGAACTATCAAAAGTACGATCTTAAGAGATACATCTCAAGATCCAAAGACCCTAAAGAAATCGAAAAAGCAACTGAAAAGTATTTCTTCTACTCAAACTTGTTGAACTTTTTTAAAGAAGAGGTGCATTACGCAGACGGAACTATCGTAAAAAGAGAAACTATCGAATACTCCAAAGATAATGGAGAAATCGCTTGGAATAAAGAAAGAGATTTCGCAACCATCAAAAAAGTACTTTCCTATCCACAGGTGAATATTGTGAAGAAGGCAGAAGAACAAACCGTTGGACAAAATGGTGGTCTGTTTGATAACAATATTGTGTCCAAGGAAAAAGTAGTTGACGCAAGTAAACTAATCCCTATCAAATCTGGTTTATCACCTGAAAAATATGGTGGCTATGCAAGACCTACAATCGCTTATTCAGTTCTTGTTATAGCAGATATTGAAAAAGGAAAGACCAAAAAATTAAAGCGAATCAAAGAGATGGTTGGAATAACCATTCAAGATAAAAAGAAATTTGAAGCAAATCCAATCGCCCACCTTGAAAAATGTGGATATAAAAATATCAATCCTAATCTTATTATAAAACTACCTAAGTATAGTCTCTTTGAGTTCAATGGTGGACAACGAAGATTATTAGCAAGCTCTATTGAGTTGCAAAAAGGTAACGAATTGATTTTACCTTACCATTTCACCGCTTTGCTTTACCACGCACAGCGAATTAATAAAATTAGTGAACCAATTCATAAACAGTATGTGGAAGCACATCAAAATGAATTTGAAGAATTACTAACAACAATCATTTCTTTATCTAAAAAATACATCCAAAAATCAAATGTTGAATCATTATTACAACAAGCGTTTGAGCAAGCCGATAAAGATATTTATCAGTTAAGCGAATCCTTTATCTCGCTCTTGAAACTTACATCATTTGGAGCTCCTGGAGCCTTTAAATTCCTTGGTGTTGAAATTAGTCAATCAAGTGTAAGATATAAGCCAAATTCACAATTTTTAGATACTACCCTCATCCACCAGTCCATCACTGGTCTCTACGAGACTCGGATTGATTTAAGCAAACTAGGAGAAGACTAA
- the galU gene encoding UTP--glucose-1-phosphate uridylyltransferase GalU → MKQKVRKAVIPAAGLGTRFLPATKALAKEMLPIVDKPTIQFIVEEALKSGIEDILVVTGKSKRSIEDHFDSNFELEYNLKEKGKTDLLKLVDETTGMRLHFIRQTHPRGLGDAVLQAKAFVGNEPFVVMLGDDLMDITNEKAVPLTKQLMDDYERTHASTIAVMPVPHDEVSAYGVIDPQGEGKDGLYSVETFVEKPAPEDAPSDLAIIGRYLLTPEIFQILENQAPGAGNEIQLTDAIDTLNKTQRVFAREFKGARYDVGDKFGFMKTSIDYALRHPQVKDDLKDYLIQLGKELSEGK, encoded by the coding sequence ATGAAACAAAAAGTCAGAAAAGCAGTCATCCCTGCCGCTGGATTGGGAACTCGTTTCCTCCCTGCAACTAAGGCCTTGGCCAAGGAAATGTTACCAATCGTAGACAAACCTACCATCCAATTTATCGTTGAAGAAGCTCTCAAATCTGGAATCGAAGATATCTTGGTTGTTACAGGTAAGTCAAAACGTTCCATTGAGGACCACTTCGACTCAAACTTCGAATTGGAATACAACCTCAAAGAAAAAGGGAAAACAGATCTTTTGAAGCTAGTTGATGAAACAACTGGCATGCGTCTGCATTTTATCCGCCAAACTCATCCACGTGGTCTCGGAGATGCTGTTTTGCAAGCCAAAGCTTTCGTCGGAAATGAACCTTTTGTCGTGATGCTTGGGGATGACTTGATGGATATCACTAATGAAAAGGCTGTTCCGCTCACCAAACAACTCATGGATGACTATGAACGTACCCACGCGTCTACTATCGCTGTCATGCCTGTCCCTCACGATGAAGTATCTGCCTATGGAGTTATTGATCCACAAGGCGAAGGAAAAGATGGTCTTTACAGCGTTGAAACCTTCGTTGAAAAACCAGCCCCAGAGGACGCTCCTAGCGATCTCGCTATCATCGGACGCTACCTCCTCACACCTGAGATTTTCCAAATTCTGGAAAACCAAGCTCCAGGTGCTGGAAATGAAATCCAGTTGACGGATGCGATTGACACCCTCAATAAAACACAACGTGTATTTGCTCGTGAGTTCAAGGGAGCTCGTTACGATGTCGGAGACAAGTTTGGCTTTATGAAAACATCCATCGACTACGCTCTGAGACACCCTCAAGTCAAAGATGATTTGAAAGACTACCTCATCCAACTTGGAAAAGAGTTATCTGAGGGGAAATAA
- a CDS encoding NAD(P)H-dependent glycerol-3-phosphate dehydrogenase, whose amino-acid sequence MKKQTIAVLGPGSWGTALSQVLNDNGHEVRIWGNIPDQIDEINSQHTNKRYFKDILLDENIKAYHDLGETLKNVDAVLFVVPTKVTRLVAQQVAKVLDHKVVIMHASKGLEPDSHKRLSTILEEEIPADLRSDIVVVSGPSHAEETIVRDITLITAASKDLETAQYVQNLFSNHYFRLYTNTDVIGVETAGALKNIIAVGAGALHGLGFGDNAKAAIIARGLAEITRLGVALGANPLTYSGLSGVGDLIVTGTSVHSRNWRAGDALGRGESLADIEANMGMVIEGISTTRAAYELAQELGVYMPITQAIYRVIYEGVNIKEAITDIMNNEFKAENEWS is encoded by the coding sequence ATGAAGAAACAAACCATCGCTGTCTTGGGTCCTGGTTCTTGGGGTACTGCCCTTTCGCAGGTCCTAAACGACAATGGACACGAGGTTCGCATTTGGGGAAATATTCCCGACCAGATCGATGAAATCAATAGCCAACATACAAACAAACGCTACTTTAAAGACATCCTACTCGACGAAAACATCAAGGCATACCATGACTTAGGAGAAACATTGAAAAATGTAGACGCTGTTTTATTTGTTGTCCCAACAAAAGTAACGAGACTGGTTGCCCAACAAGTAGCAAAGGTACTTGATCACAAAGTTGTCATCATGCATGCCTCCAAAGGCTTGGAACCAGATAGCCACAAACGTCTATCAACTATTCTTGAAGAGGAAATCCCAGCTGACCTTCGTAGTGACATTGTCGTTGTTTCAGGTCCTAGCCACGCTGAGGAAACTATTGTGCGGGATATTACCTTGATCACTGCAGCCTCTAAAGACCTTGAAACTGCCCAGTACGTCCAAAATCTCTTTAGCAATCACTACTTCCGCCTCTATACTAATACGGATGTTATCGGGGTTGAAACCGCTGGTGCTCTCAAAAACATCATCGCAGTTGGGGCGGGTGCATTACATGGTCTAGGGTTTGGCGACAATGCCAAGGCGGCCATCATCGCACGTGGCTTGGCAGAAATCACCCGTCTAGGGGTCGCTCTTGGAGCTAATCCTCTGACTTATAGCGGTCTTTCTGGAGTTGGTGATTTGATCGTAACGGGGACATCTGTCCACTCTCGTAACTGGAGGGCAGGTGACGCTCTCGGTCGTGGAGAATCTCTCGCAGACATCGAAGCCAACATGGGCATGGTCATCGAAGGCATTTCAACGACTCGAGCAGCTTACGAATTAGCTCAGGAATTGGGTGTCTACATGCCAATCACACAAGCCATTTACCGAGTCATCTACGAAGGTGTCAATATCAAAGAAGCAATCACTGACATCATGAACAACGAATTTAAAGCAGAAAACGAATGGTCTTAG
- a CDS encoding ABC transporter ATP-binding protein — translation MLIEKIKAYKWQALASFVMTGLMVASSLLQPRYLQEVLDALLAGQHEAIYSIGAWLIGVALVGLVAGGVNVILAAYIAQGVSSDLREDAFRKIQTFSYANIERFNAGNLVVRMTNDINQIQNMVMMVFQILFRLPLLFIGSFILAVHTLPSLWWVIVLMVVLIFALTGIMMGMMGPRFAKFQTLLERINAIAKENLRGVRVVKSFVQEKEQFDKFTEVSDELLGQNIYIGYAFSVVEPFMMLIGYGAVFLSIWLVAGMAQSDPSVVGSIASFVNYLSQIIFTIVMVGFLGNSVSRAMISMMRIREVLDTEPAMTFKDLPDEDLEGSLSFENVTFTYPTDEEPMLKNVSFEVAPGQMVGVVGATGAGKSTLAQLIPRLFDPQEGSIKIGGKDIRDVSEGTLRKTVSIVLQRAILFSGTIADNLRQGKGNASVSEMERAARIAQASEFIGRMENKFESQVEERGTNFSGGQKQRMSIARGIVSNPRILIFDDSTSALDAKSERLVQEALNKDLKGTTTIIIAQKISSVVHADKILVLDQGRLIGEGRHADLVANNAIYREIYETQKGREE, via the coding sequence ATGCTAATTGAAAAAATTAAAGCCTATAAATGGCAAGCCTTGGCATCCTTTGTGATGACAGGCTTGATGGTTGCGAGCTCGCTCTTGCAACCTCGCTATTTGCAGGAGGTTTTAGATGCTCTACTGGCTGGCCAACATGAGGCTATTTATAGTATTGGGGCATGGTTGATAGGAGTAGCCCTCGTGGGTCTGGTTGCAGGTGGTGTCAATGTTATTCTTGCAGCCTATATCGCTCAGGGAGTATCTTCGGATCTTCGGGAAGATGCTTTTCGTAAGATCCAAACCTTTTCTTATGCCAACATTGAGCGGTTTAATGCTGGGAATCTGGTTGTCCGCATGACCAATGATATCAACCAAATTCAGAACATGGTGATGATGGTTTTCCAAATCCTTTTCCGTCTTCCTTTGCTTTTTATTGGTTCCTTTATCTTAGCGGTTCACACCCTGCCTTCACTTTGGTGGGTAATTGTCCTTATGGTAGTGCTGATTTTTGCGCTTACAGGTATCATGATGGGGATGATGGGGCCGCGCTTCGCCAAGTTTCAAACTCTTCTTGAACGAATTAATGCCATCGCCAAGGAAAATCTACGTGGTGTGCGCGTTGTCAAATCCTTTGTGCAGGAAAAAGAGCAATTTGACAAGTTTACTGAGGTCTCAGATGAGCTTCTGGGACAAAATATTTATATTGGCTATGCCTTTTCAGTAGTGGAACCTTTTATGATGCTCATTGGGTACGGAGCGGTTTTCCTCTCCATCTGGTTGGTTGCGGGAATGGCTCAGTCGGATCCGTCAGTCGTTGGTTCTATTGCTTCCTTTGTTAACTATCTCAGTCAGATTATCTTTACAATCGTCATGGTTGGATTTTTAGGGAATTCTGTCAGTCGGGCTATGATTTCGATGATGCGTATCCGTGAGGTTCTAGATACCGAGCCAGCGATGACTTTTAAGGATCTTCCAGATGAGGATCTAGAAGGAAGTCTCTCTTTTGAAAATGTGACCTTCACTTATCCTACCGATGAAGAGCCCATGCTTAAGAATGTAAGCTTTGAAGTTGCACCAGGTCAGATGGTCGGTGTGGTTGGGGCGACTGGAGCAGGTAAGTCCACCCTTGCCCAGTTAATCCCACGACTTTTTGATCCACAGGAGGGTTCTATCAAGATTGGTGGCAAGGACATTCGAGACGTCAGCGAGGGAACCTTGCGTAAAACAGTTTCCATTGTCTTGCAACGTGCTATTCTCTTTAGTGGGACCATTGCAGATAATCTTCGTCAAGGAAAAGGCAATGCCAGCGTGTCAGAAATGGAACGTGCGGCGCGGATTGCCCAAGCCAGTGAATTTATCGGACGCATGGAAAACAAATTTGAGAGTCAGGTTGAAGAACGGGGCACCAACTTTTCTGGTGGACAAAAACAACGGATGTCGATTGCTCGAGGGATTGTCAGCAATCCCCGTATCCTGATTTTTGACGATTCGACTTCAGCCTTGGATGCCAAGTCAGAGAGACTCGTTCAGGAGGCTTTGAATAAAGACCTGAAAGGGACAACAACGATTATCATCGCTCAAAAAATCAGTTCAGTCGTCCATGCGGACAAGATTTTGGTCTTGGACCAAGGACGCTTGATTGGAGAAGGACGGCATGCAGACTTGGTAGCTAACAATGCCATCTACCGCGAAATCTACGAAACACAGAAGGGAAGGGAGGAATAA